The following nucleotide sequence is from bacterium.
AGCAGGGTGGGGACCAGCATGCTCGGGCCCTGTCCCATGATCTCGAACGGCGCCTTCGCCTTCTTGAACTCCGCCGCGATGATCGTCGCCCGAAGCGGGTCGGGCGGCTGCTCGGAGCCGCCGTAGGCGCGCGGGAAGGCGCGATAGAGGTAGCCGCGCTCGATCGCCTTTCTGCGCAGCGCGGTGGCGCGCTCGTCGGTGCGGATGCCGGCGCCCATCATGGCCATGGGGCTGTCGGGGTCGGGACCGGCGGCCGCGTCCTCGGCCGTCCAGTTCTCGCGCAGGAAGGCGCGCACCTCCTCGCGGAACCGCTCGTATTCGGGACTGAAGCTGAGATTCACGGGCGCAGGACCTCCATCGGCGGACGATCGGTCGTTCGCTGGCTTAACCCGGGGCCGCTTCGCGCGGCAAGCGCACGCGACCGGGCGGAACGCTTGCCCGACGGGCGGCCGGCGCGTACTCGGCACGTCACCCGCCACCATCGCCACGGGAGCTATGCCTGCATGAGCGAGTCCGCCGCCTCGGGAACCGTCGACGTCTCCTCGCCCAAGTTCGTCGCCGGCTGCGTGCTGGCGGCGCTCGCCGTCCTGGGCGTCGCCCGGCTGGGTCCGCTGCCGCTGTGGCTCCTCGGCGCCGAGGTGTTCGCGCTGATCCTCGGCCTCTTCGTGTTCGGCTCGATCCGCTGGCGCATCGACAAGAACGCGCTCACCTACGGCGGTGTCCTCGTCGTGCTGGCGACGTTCTGGGGCGTCTGGTGGCCCGGGTCCGCGATGCGGGCGACGGTCGCGCAGGAGGGCTGGACGCCGTTCTGGCGCGCGCTCGCGCAGCACACCCTCACGCTCGAGGGGCTCGACGGCATCGTGCACGCGCACACGATGCTGTTCATTCTGGGGCTCACCTACTTCGTCGCGGTGATCTCCCAGACGCGTCTCCTGGAAACGGTCAGCTTCGCGCTGCTGTCGCGCTTCCGCGGCGCGGTCGTGCCGACGGTGGCGGCGATCACGGCGCTGGTCGCGTTCTCGTCCGGCATCCTCGACGGCGTGTCCATGATCGGGCTCACGATCCGTACGCTCGTCATCATCCTGTTTCTGGCACGCGCAGGGACGCCCGACGTCATCTACTCCGTCATCATCTCCACGGTCGTCACGACCGTGTGCGGGATGTGGCTCGCGTACGGAGAGCCGCCGAACCTCATCATGAAGGCCAACCTGCATCCGCATCTCGACGACGCCTTCTTCCTGCGCTACTGCGCGCCGCTCGCGCTGGCGAGCTGGGTCGTGGTGGCGCTCAGCCTGCGCCGCGCGCTGCGCGGGCGGCAGGTCGATCTCGCCGGCCTCGACGTCGTCGACCGCCACGCCGCCGACGTGCGCTTCTTGCAGGCTGCGCGCCACGGCGACGTGCCCACCCCGGTCGAGCACGTCGAGAGCAACGCGGCGGCGCTGGGTGCACATCATGCCTCGGTGCTGGCGCGCCTGCGCCGGGGCGAGCCCCTCGGGGCGGCGCTCGTGGCGGAAGGCGTGGAGGCCGGCACGCGCCGGCGGCTCCTCGGCAGCTTCCTGACGGAGGACCTCGCGAGCGCGCTCGACCGACACTACGTCGCGGAAGCCCGTGGCGGCCGCGCCGCCGCGGAGCGCGCGGACGATCCGGTCGAGGCCGCGCTCGCAGCCACCCGTCGCCGGCGCGTCCTCGCCCAGCGCGTCGGCGGACTCGCGTTCCTGCCGTTCCTGCTCCTCCTCGTGTGGCACGGTCAGGATCATCACGTGCCCCTGTTCTGGGCTTCGTTCGCCGGATTCGCGGTGGCGTTTCTCGGCATCGCGAGTCTCCCGGGGATGCGCGCGCTCGCCCTGCGCGAGGCACGGCACGAGTTCGCGGAGTACTACTTCCTGTTCCCGCTGTTCCTCTCGATCACGCTGCTGCAGGCGGCAGGATTCTTCGCGCAGATGGCAGCGCTGCTCGATCGGGGCATCGCCACCATCGGCCCCGCGATCGTCGCCTGGATCCAGTTCACCGCTGCCACGCTGCTGTCGGCCATGCTCGACAACAACGTCGTCGCCGATTTCGCCGCCCGCGCGCTGGAGCATCTGCCGGTCGAGCTCATCCACTACTTCGCGATGGCGCAGATCGCCGGCTACGCGCTCGGCGGTTGCTGGACGCACATCGGGTGTGCGCAATCCGTCGTCGCGTACGCGTTCGTTCTGCGCGATATCGACGAGCATTACACCCCGTTCCAGTGGATTCGCGCGATGACGCCCACGTTGGGGATGCTGTTCGTGCTGCTTTCGCTGTTCGTGTTCCTCGAAAGCCTGCTGCTCGGGTGACGAGCGGGATTGTACGATCGGAAGGACTGGGCTACGACGCCGACAGCATCGCCCCAAGGGAGGTCTGCATGCCGCGACAGAAGAGCCTCGTGACCGTCATCCGGGACATGGTGAAGAAGGAGGTCGGCACGGCGCTGTCCGGTCTGCTCGCCGGTCTCACGGGATCGAAGGCCTCGGCGAAGAAGGCGACCACGAACGGCCGGCGCAAGAAGCGCGGCCCGGGCCGCCCCCGCACCGTCGGCAAGCGCGGCCCCGGCCGGCCTCCGGGCTCCGGCCGCAAGAAGAAGACCGCGGAGGAGTGACGCCGGCGCTCAGCGCGCGCCGGGCATCTCGATGACGGCGACGCGCTGGTGCAGGAGCCAGCGACCGTCACGCTTCACGAAGTCGTCGGCGTAGCGGCCGGTCGTCTGCATGAAGCTGCCCGGTCCGGGGCCGGTGAGCGCCAGTACGTAGGTGTCGGCCTGGGCGCGCTCGGCGTCGCCCTCGATGACGACGTTGGTCACGTAGTGGCGCATCATGAGGCCGGTGCCGCCGATCATGCCGGCGAGCGTGCGCACGCCGTCGTGCCCCTCGTGGCGTCCCATGAGGCTGCCGAAGTCGAGGACGCAATCGGGGGTGAACAGCCCCGGCATCTCGTCCCAGCGGCCGTGGTCGATGATCCAGCAGTAGCGGGAGATGATCTCCTGGATGGCGAGACGATCGTCGGCGGTGAGTGCGGCCACGGGACCTCCTTCGCGAGTGCGCCTGGGACTAGCGCAGCTTGAAAAGGCGCCGCAAGCCCGCCTAGTCTCGACGGGACATGGAGAGTCGCTGGTCGGACCGCGAAGCCGAGGAATTCCGCGATCGCTTCGCGCCGACGTGGGGCGAGGAGCTGGCGCTGCGCGTCTATACGTCGCGCCTGATCGGGCGCGACCCCGACCTCGTCATGCACGGCGGCGGCAACACGTCGCTGAAGGGCACCGTGACGACGCTCGTCGGCGACGATATCCCGGCGCTGTTCGTGAAGGGGAGCGGCTGGGACCTCGATTCCATCGAGCCCCCCGGCCTGCCGGCGGTCGACCTCCGCCACCTCCGCCGCCTGCGTGGGCTGCCGTCGCTCTCCGACGAGGAGATGGTGAATCAGCTGCGCACGCATCTCTTCGACGCCGGGGCGCCGAACCCGTCGGTCGAGACGCTGCTGCACGCCTTCCTGCCCCACCGCTTCATCGACCATACCCACGCCGACATCGCCCTCGTGGTGACGAACCAGCCGCCCGGCGAGAACGCGGCCATGGTGCGCGAGGCGTTCGGGCCGCGCTGGAGCGTCGTCGACTACGTCATGCCCGGCTTCGCGCTCGCCAAGCTCGCGGCCGAGGTCTACGAGCGCGACCCGTCGGTCGAGGGGCTGGTCCTCCTGAACCACGGCCTCTTCACCTTCGCCGACGACGCCCGCACCGCGTACGAGCGCATGATCGCCGGCGTCGACCGCGCCGAGCGCTTCGTGGCGAAGCAGCAGAAGGCGAAGGCGCGCACGACGGTGCAGGTGACGGTCGACCTCGAGCGCGCAAAGGCCGCCGCCGCGCGCCTGGCGCCGGTGCTGCGCAGCGCGCTCGCCGAGCCGAGCGGCGACGACGACCGCCCGTGGCGCCGCTGGGTGCTCGACTACCGCGTCGACGAGTCGACGCTGCGCCACCTGGCCCGCCCCGACACCGCGGCGCTCGCCGCGACCAGCCCGCTGACGCCCGACCACGTGATCCGCACCAAGGGCACGGCGGTGGTGCTCGAGCCGTCGTTGCCGCTCGACGACGACGCGGCCCTGCGCGAGCGCGTGTTCGCGGCGGTCCGCCAGTTCCGCGAGGGCTACGACGCCTACGTCGAGGCGCAGAAGGGCCGCGCCGGCGGCCGCGTCACGAAGCTCGACTCGACGCCGCGCGTGGTGCTGGTGCCCGGCGTCGGCATCTTCACCGCCGGCCGCACCAAGGCCGACGCGCGCATCGCCGCCGACATCACCGAGCACACCGTGCGCGCGAAGGCGGTGGCCAACGACGTCGGCCGCTACACCGCGCTCTCGGACGGCGACCTCTTCGACATGGAGTACTGGGTCCTCGAGCAGGCGAAGCTCGGCAAGGCGAAGGAGCCGCCGCTCGCCGGCCAGGTCGCGCTGGTGACCGGCGCCGTCGGCGCGATCGGCTTCGGCATCTGCCGCCAGCTGGTCGCCGCGGGCGCGCACGTCGTCCTCACCGACATCGACGCCGAGCGGCTCGCGGCCGGGTGCCGCGAGCTCGACCCCAAGGGCAAGGGGCTCGTGACGGGCATCCCGATGGACGTCACCAACGAGGACTCGGTGGTGGCGGGCTTCGCCGAGACCTGCCGGCGCTACGGCGGCGTCGACGTCCTCGTGCTGAACGCCGGCGTCGCCCACGTGAGCCGGATCGAGGAGCTCGACCCGGCGGCGTTCCGGCGCGTGCTCGACGTCAACACCGTCGGCTACTTCCTCGTGCTGCGCGAGGGCGCCCGGCTCCTGCGCCGCCAGGGCACGGGCGGCAACGTGATCGTGAACTCGTCGAAGAACGTGTTCGCGCCCGGCGCAGACTTCGGCGCCTACAGCGCGTCGAAGGCGGGCGCGCACCAGCTCGGCCGCGTCGCCGCGCTCGAGCTGGCGCCGATCGGCGTCCGCGTGAACCTCATCAACGCCGACGCCGTCTTCGGCGACGGCAGCCGGCCGTCGGGGCTGTGGGCCGAGGTGGGGCCGGCGCGGGCGCGCTCGCGCGGCATGGATCCGAGCGAGCTGCAGGACTACTACCGCCAGCGCAACCTGCTGCGCGTCCGCGTGCTGCCGGAGCACGTCGGCAACGCGGTCGTGTTCCTCGCCTCGAACCAGACGCCGACCACCGGCGCCGTCATCCCCGTCGACGGCGGCGTCCTCGAAGCCTTCCCCCGCTGACGGAGCCGCGAGAGGAGTTGGAGATGGCCAAGGCGCGACTCGTCTGCCTCGATGCCGACGACCTGATGCACCCGAACACCGGCGAAGAGAACTACAACGAGAGCGCCTACTACAACTTCTACGATCCGCGCGCGCGTCTCGGCGGCTTCGTGCGTCTCGGCAACCGCCCGAACGAGCACTACGCCGAGATGACGATCTGCCTGTACCTCCCCGACGGCCACGTCGGCTTCATGTACGCGCGCCCGAAGATCGCCGACAACGCGCGCTTCGAGGGCGGCGGCCTGCGCTTCGAGGTGCGGGCGCCGATGCGCGAGCACCGCATCCGCTACGAGGGTAACGTCTGCCTCCTCGCCCGGCCGCTCGAGCTCCTCGATCCGAAGGCCGCGTTCACGCAGAACCCGCACGTCCCGGCGACGCTCGAGCTGACGTACACGGCCGTCGCGCGCGCCCACGGCGGCGAGCCGCGGCAGCAGGACGCGGACGGCCGGTGGGTGAGCGTCAGGAGCGAGCGCGCCGGGCAGGAGTTCGCGCGCGGCCACCTCGAGCAGCACGGGCATGCGGTCGGCCGTCTCGTCCTCGACGGCGTCGAAACGGCGATCGACGGCTACGGCCTGCGCGACCGCTCGTGGGGACCGCGCTACTGGCAGGCGCCCGACCACTACCGCTGGCTGACGATGAACTTCGGCCTCGACGCGGGCATCGCCGCCGCCCGCACCGTGCAGCGCGACGGCAGCGTCGTGCAGGGCGGGTTTCTCTACGAGCCCGGCGTCGAGGGACGGTTCATCGCGTCGGTCGAGGTCGAGACGGAGCTCGGCGAGGAGAGCCTGCACCGCACGCTGCGCGCCACGCTCCAGCCCGGGGACGGCGGCGCGCCGCAGATCGTCGAGGGCCGCGTGCTCGCCATGGTGCCGCTGCGCAACCGCCGCAACGGCGTGACCACGCGTATCGCCGAGGGCCTCACCGAGTGGAGATGGGGCGACCGCGTCGGCTACGGCTGGTCGGAGTATCTCGACCACGTCGGCTGAGCTGCAGCAGCGGCTTGCCGCGTATCTCCGGCCGAAGCTGGGCGACGCGGCCCGCATCGAGGGCGTGCGCCGGCTCGCCGGCGGCGCGTCGCGCGAGCTGTGGCTCGTGACCCTCGCGGGGACCGACCCGAGCCGGCTCGTCCTGCGCCGCGATCCGCCCGGACACGTCATCGAGTCGAGCCGCCAGGGCGAGTTCCAGCTGCTCCGTGCCGCGGCCGACGCGGGCGTGCCGGTGCCGCGCGTCCACTGGTGCGAGGACGATCCCGCCATTCTCGGCTCGTCCTTCTTCCTCATGGACTTCGTCGAGGGCGAGGCGCTCGCGCGCCGGCTCCTGCGCGACGAGGCCTACGCCGGCGCGCGCGCGGCGCTGCCGGAGCAGCTGGCGCAGGCGCTCGCCGCGATCCACCGCATGGACGCCGGCGCCGACGCCGGCCTCGCGCGTCCCGTCGAGGGGGCGACGCCGGCCGAGGCCGAGCTCGAGCGCTTCGCGCAGATACTGCACGGCATGGCGCCCGATCCGCACCCGGTGCTCGAGCTGGCGATCCGCTGGCTCGGCCGCCGCCTGCCGCCGGCGGGACGCGTCGCGCTGGTCCACGGCGACTACCGCATCGGCAACGTGCTGTTCGGGCCGGAAGGCCTGCGCGCGGTGCTCGACTGGGAGCTGGCGCATCTCGGCGACCCGATGGAGGACGTCGGCTGGCTATGCGTGCGCTCGTGGCGTTTCGGCGCCGACGAGCGTCCCGTCGGCGGGCTCTGCGACCGCGAGCGCTTCTGGGCCGCCTACGCCGCGGCCGGCGGCGATGCCGTCGATCCCGCGGTGG
It contains:
- a CDS encoding nuclear transport factor 2 family protein; this encodes MAALTADDRLAIQEIISRYCWIIDHGRWDEMPGLFTPDCVLDFGSLMGRHEGHDGVRTLAGMIGGTGLMMRHYVTNVVIEGDAERAQADTYVLALTGPGPGSFMQTTGRYADDFVKRDGRWLLHQRVAVIEMPGAR
- a CDS encoding bifunctional aldolase/short-chain dehydrogenase; translation: MESRWSDREAEEFRDRFAPTWGEELALRVYTSRLIGRDPDLVMHGGGNTSLKGTVTTLVGDDIPALFVKGSGWDLDSIEPPGLPAVDLRHLRRLRGLPSLSDEEMVNQLRTHLFDAGAPNPSVETLLHAFLPHRFIDHTHADIALVVTNQPPGENAAMVREAFGPRWSVVDYVMPGFALAKLAAEVYERDPSVEGLVLLNHGLFTFADDARTAYERMIAGVDRAERFVAKQQKAKARTTVQVTVDLERAKAAAARLAPVLRSALAEPSGDDDRPWRRWVLDYRVDESTLRHLARPDTAALAATSPLTPDHVIRTKGTAVVLEPSLPLDDDAALRERVFAAVRQFREGYDAYVEAQKGRAGGRVTKLDSTPRVVLVPGVGIFTAGRTKADARIAADITEHTVRAKAVANDVGRYTALSDGDLFDMEYWVLEQAKLGKAKEPPLAGQVALVTGAVGAIGFGICRQLVAAGAHVVLTDIDAERLAAGCRELDPKGKGLVTGIPMDVTNEDSVVAGFAETCRRYGGVDVLVLNAGVAHVSRIEELDPAAFRRVLDVNTVGYFLVLREGARLLRRQGTGGNVIVNSSKNVFAPGADFGAYSASKAGAHQLGRVAALELAPIGVRVNLINADAVFGDGSRPSGLWAEVGPARARSRGMDPSELQDYYRQRNLLRVRVLPEHVGNAVVFLASNQTPTTGAVIPVDGGVLEAFPR
- a CDS encoding phosphotransferase family protein; translation: MRRLAGGASRELWLVTLAGTDPSRLVLRRDPPGHVIESSRQGEFQLLRAAADAGVPVPRVHWCEDDPAILGSSFFLMDFVEGEALARRLLRDEAYAGARAALPEQLAQALAAIHRMDAGADAGLARPVEGATPAEAELERFAQILHGMAPDPHPVLELAIRWLGRRLPPAGRVALVHGDYRIGNVLFGPEGLRAVLDWELAHLGDPMEDVGWLCVRSWRFGADERPVGGLCDRERFWAAYAAAGGDAVDPAVARWWEVFGNLKWAVICIMQAQTFLNGVRNVELASLGRRTVEMELELLDLMGA